A stretch of the Anaerobaca lacustris genome encodes the following:
- a CDS encoding GH36-type glycosyl hydrolase domain-containing protein — MIVATLLLIPASQLSLEVMNTLILRCFPPRALPKMDFRVSGIPDACRTLVVVPMMLVDQETIEGEAEKLEIRYLANKEANLLFGLYSDYTDATSAHCDADVALLQTATQCIVALNQRHGGERFFLFHRERKWCDCEQRFIGWERKRGKLEELNDLIVGTRPREAERLVHVGDPDRLSDVRFVITLDSDTQLPAAAARRMIETLAHPLNRARLDNAGRVQSGYTIIQPRVSPSLPSTSGSPFSRLFSNPVGIDPYTNMVSDVYQDLVGEGSYHGKGIYDVRVFSRVLSGRFPEAWLLSHDLIEGAHVRVGLASDIELYDEFPQDCLSHIKRQHRWLRGDWQIADWIMPRVPQPGGGRGPNPLSWFDRWKVFDNLRRSLLPAASLALLITSWLISSRVGWIASIVVVTQLFFHSLAQPFTWATTRQDLKGVSLTKIVHDLLRVLVEAALLPYQAWLALDAIARVWYRRHISHRRLLEWTSAQAMHNKAQTKVPMFLLSMGLASVFSALVGWAVAYGRPANLGVASPWLMLWFLSPMIGWLLTRRPPVKPPQSLLPEEDRQFLRNVARRTWRYFSDFVNEQTSWLPPDNYQVSHQNGLALRTSPTNIGLYLVSVLSAHDFGYLTLDEVTQKLTRTMETIHKLERHEGHLLNWYDVQTLAPLKPRYVSTVDSGNLLGALWTLNRGLESLMQGPLLDAQALAGLHDAGEVLRQIVREERCSGLDVHALDDLLLAWESPPDSFRDLLRFLRRTESNTRRLSEKAPGSSGEQGNVTYWAGQVQRQLAAWLNIADRYLAWIEILAEKSEEEVTGLDPDALPAFRQAIHHVPSLKDLAGGNIPCIASLQTIREKTPAEEHALIDWIERVKVAFDRAKWLAGEMLALTEQLARACGELSESINMRFLYNPDRRLFSIGFNVSEGRLDRAFYDLLASEARLGSLVAIARGDIPAEHWFAMSRPYGAIGRRRVLLSWTGTMFEYLMPLLFQRSYSNTLLDKAAKEAVAIQIAYGRKHQVLWGISECAFGDLDIQKTYQYQAFGVPELGLKRGLADKIVVAPYATLLAVSVAPRQAMQNLKRLADLGLLSDYGYYESLDYSWQPSHEAAPGVIVRTYMAHHHGMSFLALTNFLHDDCLRRHFHSDPRVRMVEPLLHERIPHLPPLHHVSTRERVSSVASVGEVTPSVRQFETPHTATPKTQLLCNGRYGLMLTGAGGGYSRWNDFEITRWRSDPTQDSWGTFCYIRDADSGRLWCNTYQPTGGKVDQFCANFTLDRAVFWRVDDDIKSETEIIVAPEDDVEIRRMTLINQSTRIRRIELTSYVELALAPHNVDRQHPAFNKLFIQTEALLGQRALLAYRRPRSGGELPVYVAHRFTLGQDASESKDEALRFETDRRRFIGRGRTLASPMGALQEPNGSQGYVLDPILSLRQNLTLAPGQRAQISLVLAAGSSREEVASLMSKYGDPHAIERAMDLAWASAQLELRLLRIGPDEARRFQQLAGHLLYPSPLLRSTSQRIADNRKGQAGLWAYSISGDLPIVLVAIGEARDLGLVRQMLQAHTYWRMHGLVADLVILNEEAGGYTQPLREQLDHLIQSHGAGTGVDRPGGVYLRSADLMPAEDLTLLQAAASVVLVAARGTLPQQLAAPSLQAPALPEFMARKRDPRDPSAALPFMELPFFNSLGGFTPDGREYAIYLGPGMHTPAPWTNVIANPAFGTLVSETGAGFTWQGNSQRNRLTPWSNDPVMDPPSEAIYIRDEETGTYWTPTASPIREKTAYRARHGAGYTVFEHNSHGIEQELTVFVPMNDPGGEPIKLQKLLLRNDSGRPRKLSLTYYVEWTLGETRESSQMHVVTAWDDEAQAMLARNRYHPDYADQVAFAAVSAPTASYTGDRTAFLGRNRSLSNPTAMERTKLPRRTGAGLDPCAAVQVTLKLAPGERTEITCMLGQAQSVEQVHALVLAYRDSLALETALQQTRAWWDDRLGTIQVHTPELAADILINRWLLYQSLSCRIWGRSGFYQSGGAFGFRDQLQDVMALLYTHPTLARGHILLAASRQFKEGDVQHWWHPPAGAGVRSRISDDLLWLPFVVAQYVRVTADASILREVVSFLDAPLLDDDEHESFQSPGVSPECATLFEHCQRALAHSQRFGAHGLPLMGSGDWNDGMNLVGAAGKGESVWLAWFMVDVMRGMAEMSDLLGRSELSQSYEQEREALITHVEQFAWDGQWYLRAIFDDGTPLGSSVNTEARIDSLPQSWAWLSGAADMDRAEKALESAWSHLVREDEGLVLLFEPPFDRSEPSPGYIKGYPPGVRENGGQYTHAAIWLAMAMARRGEGTRAAKILSMLNPIECTREPASVWRYGVEPYVVAADVYRLPGQIGQGGWSWYTGSAAWMYRAWVEEILGLKVRGETMQLAPVIPGWWDGFQMSYRHGEALYEIQVENPEHCERGVAWVEMDGQRIEDGVIRLVRDLVKHRVLVRMGKSPHVVCSINPDEHAAS, encoded by the coding sequence CTTGATCGTTGGCACGCGGCCTCGCGAGGCCGAGCGTCTGGTTCACGTCGGCGACCCCGACAGATTGTCCGATGTGAGGTTCGTCATTACCCTGGACAGTGACACGCAATTGCCGGCGGCGGCCGCCCGCAGGATGATCGAGACGCTGGCGCACCCGCTCAACCGGGCGCGTCTGGATAACGCGGGCCGTGTCCAGTCCGGTTACACCATCATCCAGCCGCGTGTCAGCCCCTCCCTGCCGAGCACAAGCGGTTCTCCTTTCAGCCGTCTCTTCTCGAACCCGGTCGGCATTGACCCTTATACCAATATGGTATCCGACGTCTATCAGGACCTCGTCGGCGAAGGCTCCTATCACGGCAAAGGCATCTATGATGTGCGCGTCTTCAGCCGGGTGCTTTCCGGCAGGTTCCCCGAAGCCTGGCTGCTCAGCCACGATCTGATCGAAGGCGCTCACGTTCGGGTGGGCCTGGCCAGTGACATCGAACTCTATGACGAGTTCCCACAGGATTGCCTGAGCCACATCAAACGGCAGCACCGCTGGCTTCGGGGGGATTGGCAGATCGCGGACTGGATCATGCCGCGTGTTCCCCAACCGGGCGGTGGACGAGGGCCCAACCCGCTCTCCTGGTTTGATCGCTGGAAAGTCTTTGACAATCTACGGCGCAGCCTGCTGCCCGCAGCCAGTCTGGCTTTGCTGATAACCTCGTGGCTCATCTCCTCACGGGTCGGGTGGATCGCCAGCATTGTGGTCGTCACGCAACTGTTCTTTCACTCCCTGGCACAGCCCTTCACCTGGGCGACCACCCGTCAGGATCTCAAGGGAGTCTCCCTCACGAAGATAGTCCATGATCTGCTGCGCGTGCTGGTTGAGGCGGCACTGCTGCCATATCAAGCCTGGCTGGCGCTGGATGCCATTGCACGGGTCTGGTATCGCCGCCACATCTCTCATCGGCGACTCCTGGAGTGGACTTCAGCCCAGGCAATGCATAATAAGGCCCAGACCAAAGTGCCGATGTTTCTGCTTTCAATGGGCTTGGCGAGCGTGTTCAGCGCGCTCGTGGGGTGGGCCGTTGCGTATGGGCGGCCCGCCAACCTTGGGGTGGCAAGCCCCTGGTTGATGCTCTGGTTCCTTTCGCCGATGATCGGCTGGTTGCTCACCCGCCGGCCGCCGGTGAAGCCGCCACAAAGCCTACTTCCCGAAGAGGACCGGCAGTTCCTACGGAATGTTGCGCGGCGCACCTGGCGCTATTTCTCGGATTTTGTGAATGAGCAGACCTCCTGGCTGCCCCCCGACAATTACCAGGTCTCCCACCAGAATGGGCTGGCCCTGCGGACCAGCCCGACCAACATCGGCCTGTATCTGGTCAGCGTGCTAAGCGCCCACGATTTCGGCTATTTGACCCTGGACGAGGTCACGCAGAAGCTGACACGGACGATGGAGACGATCCATAAACTGGAACGTCATGAGGGCCATCTGCTCAATTGGTACGATGTTCAAACTCTGGCGCCCCTCAAGCCTCGCTACGTTTCCACCGTGGATAGCGGAAATCTCCTTGGCGCCCTCTGGACCTTAAACCGGGGACTGGAGTCGCTCATGCAAGGGCCGCTGCTGGACGCGCAAGCCTTGGCAGGATTGCATGATGCTGGAGAAGTCCTGCGGCAAATCGTCCGGGAAGAAAGATGTTCCGGCTTGGACGTTCACGCACTGGATGATCTGTTACTCGCGTGGGAATCTCCGCCGGACTCTTTTCGTGATCTACTGCGCTTCTTACGCCGGACTGAAAGCAACACCAGACGTTTGTCTGAAAAGGCGCCTGGCTCCTCAGGCGAGCAAGGGAATGTGACGTATTGGGCCGGGCAGGTGCAGCGTCAACTGGCAGCCTGGCTGAACATTGCGGATCGTTATCTCGCCTGGATCGAAATCCTGGCTGAAAAGAGCGAGGAAGAGGTCACCGGGCTGGATCCCGACGCCTTGCCCGCTTTCCGCCAGGCCATTCATCATGTGCCTTCGCTTAAGGATCTGGCGGGCGGAAACATCCCCTGCATCGCGTCCCTGCAAACTATCCGGGAGAAGACGCCGGCGGAGGAGCACGCTCTCATAGACTGGATTGAACGCGTGAAGGTAGCCTTTGATCGAGCGAAATGGCTGGCCGGGGAGATGCTGGCTTTGACTGAGCAACTCGCTCGCGCGTGTGGCGAACTCTCAGAGTCGATCAACATGCGTTTCCTCTATAACCCCGACCGCCGCCTCTTTTCGATCGGTTTTAACGTCTCTGAAGGCCGCCTGGACCGCGCCTTTTACGATCTCCTGGCGAGCGAAGCACGCCTGGGAAGTCTCGTCGCCATCGCCCGAGGGGACATTCCCGCTGAGCACTGGTTCGCCATGAGCCGACCCTACGGCGCTATTGGCCGACGCCGGGTGCTGCTCAGTTGGACCGGGACGATGTTCGAGTACCTAATGCCGCTGCTCTTTCAGCGATCCTATAGCAACACGCTGCTGGATAAAGCCGCCAAGGAAGCCGTTGCGATCCAGATTGCCTACGGACGCAAACACCAGGTGCTGTGGGGGATCTCGGAGTGCGCCTTCGGGGATCTGGACATCCAAAAGACGTATCAATACCAGGCCTTCGGCGTGCCGGAACTCGGACTCAAGCGCGGCTTGGCCGACAAGATCGTTGTTGCGCCCTATGCCACACTGCTGGCGGTCAGTGTGGCACCCCGCCAAGCCATGCAAAACCTGAAACGACTGGCCGATTTGGGGCTGCTGAGTGATTACGGTTATTATGAATCTCTGGACTATAGCTGGCAACCAAGCCACGAGGCCGCGCCTGGGGTAATTGTGCGCACCTACATGGCACATCATCACGGCATGAGTTTTCTGGCGTTGACCAATTTCCTGCATGACGACTGCCTCCGGCGGCACTTTCACTCCGACCCGCGCGTGCGCATGGTGGAACCTCTGCTTCATGAACGCATCCCGCACCTGCCGCCGTTGCACCACGTTTCCACGCGCGAGCGAGTCTCTTCGGTGGCGAGCGTCGGCGAAGTCACGCCCTCGGTGCGTCAGTTCGAAACCCCTCATACCGCCACGCCCAAGACTCAGCTACTGTGCAATGGACGCTATGGCCTCATGCTGACGGGCGCCGGTGGGGGCTACAGCCGCTGGAACGACTTCGAGATCACGCGCTGGCGATCGGACCCGACCCAGGATTCCTGGGGTACCTTCTGTTACATTCGCGATGCCGATTCCGGTCGGTTGTGGTGCAATACCTATCAGCCAACCGGCGGCAAGGTGGACCAGTTCTGCGCCAATTTTACGCTGGACCGTGCCGTGTTCTGGCGCGTCGATGATGACATCAAGAGCGAAACCGAGATCATCGTTGCGCCGGAAGATGACGTTGAGATTCGGCGGATGACATTGATCAATCAGTCCACCCGCATCCGCCGGATCGAGTTGACAAGCTACGTTGAACTGGCGCTGGCGCCGCACAATGTGGACCGGCAGCATCCGGCGTTCAACAAACTGTTTATTCAGACCGAGGCGCTGCTTGGGCAGCGGGCACTTCTGGCCTACCGCCGGCCTCGCAGCGGCGGCGAGTTGCCCGTCTATGTCGCGCACCGCTTCACACTGGGACAGGACGCCAGCGAATCCAAGGATGAAGCCTTACGCTTCGAAACCGACCGACGCCGGTTCATCGGCCGCGGCCGCACGCTCGCCAGCCCGATGGGTGCCTTGCAAGAACCCAATGGCAGCCAGGGGTATGTCTTGGATCCGATCCTCAGCCTGCGCCAGAACCTCACCCTGGCTCCCGGCCAGCGGGCCCAGATTTCCCTGGTTCTGGCCGCCGGTTCCTCGCGCGAGGAGGTCGCCAGCCTGATGAGCAAGTACGGGGATCCCCATGCGATCGAACGGGCGATGGATCTCGCCTGGGCATCAGCCCAGCTTGAGCTGCGCCTTCTGCGCATCGGGCCCGATGAAGCGCGCCGCTTCCAGCAACTGGCGGGCCATCTGCTCTATCCCAGCCCTCTCCTGCGCTCCACCTCGCAGCGCATTGCCGACAACCGCAAGGGCCAGGCCGGTTTGTGGGCTTATTCCATCTCGGGTGATTTGCCCATTGTCTTGGTCGCCATCGGCGAGGCGCGAGATCTGGGCTTGGTCCGTCAAATGCTCCAGGCGCATACCTATTGGCGCATGCATGGGCTCGTGGCCGACCTGGTGATCCTGAACGAGGAGGCTGGCGGCTATACGCAACCGCTCCGTGAACAGCTCGATCACCTGATCCAGTCCCACGGCGCCGGTACGGGCGTGGACCGGCCAGGGGGAGTCTACTTGCGCAGCGCGGACCTGATGCCGGCAGAAGATCTGACGCTGCTGCAGGCCGCAGCGAGCGTGGTGCTGGTGGCGGCTCGCGGCACCTTGCCCCAGCAACTCGCCGCGCCGTCGCTGCAGGCACCCGCATTGCCGGAATTCATGGCCAGAAAACGGGATCCCCGGGATCCTTCGGCGGCGCTGCCCTTCATGGAACTTCCCTTCTTCAACAGCCTGGGCGGCTTTACTCCGGACGGGCGCGAATATGCAATCTATCTCGGTCCGGGCATGCATACGCCCGCGCCCTGGACCAACGTCATCGCCAATCCCGCCTTCGGTACGCTCGTCAGTGAAACCGGGGCTGGTTTCACATGGCAGGGCAACAGCCAGCGCAATCGCCTGACGCCGTGGTCCAATGACCCCGTCATGGATCCGCCGTCCGAGGCGATCTACATCCGTGATGAGGAAACCGGAACCTACTGGACGCCGACCGCATCTCCCATCCGCGAGAAGACGGCGTACCGAGCCCGGCATGGAGCGGGGTATACCGTATTCGAGCACAACAGCCACGGCATTGAGCAGGAGCTGACGGTTTTCGTTCCCATGAATGATCCCGGGGGTGAACCAATCAAGCTGCAAAAACTGCTTTTGCGCAACGACTCCGGCCGGCCGCGCAAGCTTTCGCTGACCTACTATGTAGAGTGGACGCTGGGCGAGACGCGCGAGTCTTCCCAGATGCACGTCGTGACCGCCTGGGACGACGAAGCCCAGGCCATGCTTGCCCGCAATCGCTATCATCCCGATTACGCCGACCAGGTGGCCTTCGCGGCGGTGAGCGCGCCCACGGCGTCCTACACCGGCGACCGCACGGCCTTCCTGGGGCGCAACCGTTCGCTGAGTAACCCGACAGCGATGGAACGTACAAAGCTTCCACGCCGGACGGGAGCGGGCCTGGACCCGTGCGCCGCGGTGCAGGTCACCCTGAAACTGGCTCCGGGAGAGCGGACGGAAATCACCTGTATGCTCGGCCAGGCCCAGTCGGTGGAGCAGGTCCACGCCCTGGTGCTGGCCTACCGGGATAGCCTGGCGCTCGAGACCGCACTGCAGCAAACCCGGGCGTGGTGGGATGACCGGCTCGGCACGATCCAAGTGCATACGCCGGAGCTCGCCGCAGACATCCTGATCAACCGCTGGCTGCTCTATCAGAGTTTAAGCTGCCGGATTTGGGGACGCTCCGGCTTCTACCAGTCCGGCGGCGCCTTTGGCTTCCGCGACCAGTTGCAGGACGTGATGGCCCTGCTTTACACCCATCCCACGCTGGCGCGCGGGCACATCCTGCTCGCGGCCAGTCGCCAGTTCAAGGAAGGTGATGTCCAGCACTGGTGGCATCCACCGGCCGGCGCGGGCGTCCGCTCACGGATCTCCGATGATCTTTTGTGGCTCCCCTTCGTTGTCGCGCAATACGTCAGGGTCACCGCCGATGCCAGCATCTTGCGCGAGGTTGTCTCCTTTCTCGACGCGCCCCTGCTGGACGACGATGAGCACGAGAGCTTTCAATCTCCTGGTGTTTCGCCCGAATGCGCCACGCTCTTCGAGCACTGCCAGCGGGCGCTGGCGCACAGCCAACGCTTTGGCGCTCACGGCTTACCCCTGATGGGGAGCGGGGACTGGAACGATGGGATGAACCTGGTGGGTGCGGCGGGCAAGGGCGAGAGCGTCTGGCTGGCGTGGTTCATGGTGGATGTCATGCGCGGGATGGCCGAGATGTCCGACCTACTGGGCCGGTCCGAACTGAGCCAGTCCTACGAGCAAGAACGTGAAGCGCTGATCACGCATGTTGAACAGTTCGCCTGGGACGGGCAGTGGTATCTGCGGGCGATCTTTGACGATGGCACACCGCTTGGCTCCTCGGTGAATACGGAAGCACGGATTGATTCCCTGCCCCAATCATGGGCCTGGCTGAGCGGGGCTGCCGACATGGATCGGGCGGAGAAGGCGCTTGAATCGGCGTGGAGTCACCTCGTTCGCGAGGATGAGGGGCTGGTGCTGCTCTTTGAGCCTCCGTTCGATCGGTCCGAGCCCTCACCCGGATACATCAAAGGCTACCCGCCGGGGGTGCGGGAAAACGGCGGCCAGTACACGCACGCCGCCATCTGGCTGGCCATGGCCATGGCGCGCCGTGGGGAAGGCACCCGCGCGGCGAAAATCCTCAGCATGCTCAATCCAATCGAGTGCACACGCGAACCGGCATCGGTCTGGCGCTACGGTGTTGAGCCCTACGTGGTCGCGGCCGATGTGTACCGCTTGCCGGGACAGATCGGTCAGGGCGGCTGGTCCTGGTATACCGGTTCGGCGGCGTGGATGTACCGTGCCTGGGTGGAGGAAATCCTGGGCCTCAAGGTGCGCGGCGAAACCATGCAACTCGCCCCGGTCATCCCTGGCTGGTGGGATGGGTTCCAGATGAGCTATCGCCACGGCGAAGCGCTCTACGAGATTCAGGTCGAGAACCCAGAACATTGCGAGCGGGGCGTTGCCTGGGTGGAGATGGATGGTCAACGCATCGAGGATGGCGTCATCCGGCTTGTTCGGGACCTGGTCAAACACCGGGTCCTCGTCCGCATGGGCAAGTCGCCCCATGTGGTTTGCAGCATCAATCCTGATGAACATGCAGCGTCTTAA
- a CDS encoding response regulator transcription factor has protein sequence MTRITVLLAEDHTVVREGLRALLGAEEDIEVVGEAETGRRAVQLARKLRPDVVLMDIAMPLLNGLEATRRILKADPGARILILSAHGDDEYIRQAVLLGAAGYLIKQTSADALAKAIREVQKGNTFFSPAVANRLSNLSLESSDGRRVPRKKKVALSSREVEVLQLIAEGNANKQVARELGISVKTVEKHRQHLMSKLDLHDTAGITRYAIAAGIIESSVQATTIERQTSTD, from the coding sequence ATGACGCGAATCACAGTTCTGCTGGCGGAAGACCACACGGTCGTTCGAGAGGGGCTTCGAGCATTGCTGGGGGCGGAAGAGGATATCGAGGTGGTCGGCGAGGCCGAGACCGGCCGTCGGGCGGTCCAACTGGCCAGGAAACTTCGCCCGGACGTGGTTCTCATGGACATCGCGATGCCGCTGCTCAACGGTCTGGAAGCGACCCGGCGAATTCTCAAGGCCGACCCCGGCGCCCGGATTCTTATCCTCTCAGCGCATGGGGATGACGAGTATATCCGGCAGGCCGTCCTGTTGGGCGCGGCTGGATATCTGATCAAACAGACGTCCGCCGATGCTCTGGCCAAAGCCATCCGGGAAGTCCAAAAAGGAAACACCTTCTTCAGCCCCGCGGTTGCCAATCGTCTGTCCAACCTGTCGTTGGAGTCATCGGATGGTCGCCGAGTGCCCAGGAAGAAGAAGGTCGCCTTGAGTTCGCGCGAAGTGGAAGTGCTGCAACTGATTGCCGAGGGCAATGCCAACAAGCAGGTCGCAAGAGAACTTGGCATCAGTGTCAAAACGGTGGAGAAGCACCGGCAGCATCTTATGAGCAAGCTGGATCTCCACGACACAGCGGGGATCACCCGCTACGCCATTGCAGCAGGGATCATCGAAAGCAGTGTTCAGGCAACTACGATCGAACGACAAACGAGCACTGATTGA
- a CDS encoding B12-binding domain-containing radical SAM protein has product MWKPLSLMVLAGLTPPEWKVSIVDENLGVPDYGAMPRPDLVGITAFTSQANRAYEVADHFRRLGVPVVMGGIHATMCLDEVLERVDAVVTREADSVWKEVLEDARQGCLKRRYNGGFAEMTDVVPARHDLLSGKYAFGAIQTTRGCPLNCSFCSVTAFNGAHYRQRPIPDVVREFQLIRERLVLVVDDNLIGTRPEHIARAKDLFRALAQANLRKEWIAQATINFADDEELLALAAQAGCSGVFIGFESPSPEGLRGYGGKFTLLKDRDIRASVRRIQRHRILVAGSFIIGLDMDEPGIGNRIAETAHRYGVDNLNVLFLTPLPGTRLWDQMKAQDRIPLDTLPEDWKYYTLTYPVARYRHLSLDGIIQEMTSCNETFYSVPRLFRRVLSNFWHRRKPLISLAGNLSYRGNLRQGAEAYASFKRYSDSRRR; this is encoded by the coding sequence GTGTGGAAACCGCTGAGCCTGATGGTCCTGGCGGGTCTGACACCGCCCGAGTGGAAAGTCTCCATCGTGGACGAAAACCTTGGTGTGCCGGACTATGGGGCCATGCCCCGGCCCGACCTGGTCGGCATCACCGCGTTCACCTCACAGGCCAACCGTGCCTATGAAGTGGCCGATCACTTCCGGCGGCTGGGTGTGCCTGTCGTCATGGGCGGCATTCACGCCACCATGTGTCTCGACGAGGTTCTGGAGCGAGTAGATGCAGTCGTTACCAGGGAAGCCGATAGTGTCTGGAAGGAGGTTCTGGAGGACGCCCGGCAGGGCTGCCTGAAGCGTCGGTATAATGGAGGGTTTGCTGAAATGACCGATGTCGTCCCTGCCCGTCACGACCTACTGTCCGGAAAATATGCCTTCGGGGCCATCCAGACCACGCGTGGCTGCCCACTGAATTGCAGTTTTTGCAGCGTGACGGCCTTCAACGGGGCACACTACCGGCAGCGCCCGATTCCGGACGTCGTGCGAGAGTTCCAGTTGATTCGCGAGCGACTTGTGCTGGTCGTTGACGATAATCTCATTGGCACTCGACCCGAACATATCGCCCGCGCCAAAGATCTGTTTCGTGCCTTGGCCCAGGCGAACCTCCGTAAGGAATGGATTGCCCAGGCCACCATCAACTTTGCCGATGACGAGGAACTCCTGGCGCTGGCCGCCCAAGCCGGGTGTAGCGGCGTCTTTATCGGCTTTGAATCCCCTTCGCCGGAGGGGCTCCGGGGGTACGGCGGGAAATTCACCCTCTTGAAAGACCGAGATATCCGCGCCTCTGTAAGGCGTATCCAGCGGCACAGGATCCTGGTGGCTGGCTCTTTCATCATTGGTTTGGACATGGACGAACCGGGCATTGGCAACCGGATCGCCGAGACGGCCCACCGGTATGGCGTTGACAATCTCAACGTGCTGTTCCTGACGCCGCTGCCCGGCACCCGCCTGTGGGATCAGATGAAAGCACAGGATCGCATCCCCCTCGATACGCTCCCGGAAGACTGGAAATACTATACGCTGACCTACCCGGTGGCCCGCTACAGGCATTTGTCTCTGGACGGCATCATCCAGGAGATGACCTCCTGCAATGAGACCTTCTATTCCGTGCCGCGTCTTTTCCGCAGGGTATTGAGCAACTTCTGGCATCGCCGCAAACCGTTGATCAGCTTGGCGGGCAATCTCTCCTACAGGGGCAACCTCCGTCAGGGCGCCGAGGCATACGCCAGCTTCAAGCGTTACTCCGACAGCAGGCGCAGGTGA
- a CDS encoding sensor histidine kinase has protein sequence MPKKPNLSADADELRRRAEGQLKRQRRKTAPPRTDADTQRLVHELQVHQVELEMQNAELLEARDQMEAMLEKYTDLYDFAPVGYFSIDEQGVISEVNLTGAALLGVERSRLIGRRLQHFLSPTSRPVFLAFLEKIFAEPGKQVCEASLLNKSGTPSWVDFQATPAGSGSEQKWCRLAVSDITALKRAEEAQRRMEALDAANRELKREIVRRKAVEAALKKSERYANRLLAQALGLQKQLQHLSHRILRTQEDERKRISRELHDDIAQVLTAISFHLAVLRKEGASDGKDLQRKIVRTQRLVEKSVNIVHEFASQLRPPALDDLGLIPALHSYVNDFGKRMGLSVQLTGFTRGRTELLDSDKRTVLYRVVQEALINVAKHAKASEVTVSIRKLRGAICIEVHDDGKSFDVREMLSNRRRKALGLLGMRERVEMVGGCFAVKSSPGKGTTIRAEIPVGNGTKV, from the coding sequence ATGCCGAAAAAACCGAATCTGTCCGCCGATGCCGACGAACTGCGTCGCCGCGCTGAAGGGCAGCTTAAACGGCAGCGGAGGAAGACGGCCCCGCCCCGAACGGACGCCGACACGCAGAGGCTTGTCCATGAACTTCAGGTCCACCAGGTCGAACTGGAGATGCAGAATGCCGAGCTCCTGGAAGCCAGGGATCAGATGGAGGCGATGCTGGAGAAATACACCGATCTCTACGATTTCGCCCCGGTCGGCTATTTCTCCATCGATGAACAGGGCGTGATCTCTGAGGTAAACCTGACGGGGGCCGCCTTGCTGGGCGTGGAGCGGTCCCGGCTGATCGGTCGCCGCTTGCAGCATTTCTTGAGCCCGACGAGCCGGCCGGTCTTCCTGGCTTTCCTTGAGAAGATCTTCGCAGAGCCTGGAAAACAAGTCTGTGAGGCGTCCCTTCTGAACAAGAGCGGCACACCTTCCTGGGTTGACTTTCAGGCGACGCCCGCCGGCTCCGGCAGTGAGCAGAAATGGTGCCGGCTGGCGGTTTCTGACATCACCGCGCTCAAGCGGGCGGAGGAAGCACAACGCCGCATGGAGGCCCTGGACGCCGCAAACCGGGAGTTGAAACGGGAAATCGTCCGGCGGAAGGCCGTGGAGGCCGCCCTCAAGAAGAGCGAGCGGTACGCCAACCGATTGTTGGCCCAGGCACTTGGGCTACAGAAACAGTTGCAGCATCTGTCCCATCGAATTCTGCGGACGCAAGAGGATGAGCGAAAGCGAATCAGCCGCGAACTGCATGATGATATCGCCCAGGTCTTGACGGCCATCAGTTTCCATCTCGCGGTATTGAGAAAGGAAGGCGCATCCGACGGCAAGGACCTCCAGAGAAAGATCGTCCGTACGCAGCGGCTGGTGGAAAAGTCGGTGAACATCGTGCATGAGTTTGCCAGCCAATTGCGCCCGCCGGCCTTGGATGATCTGGGGCTGATTCCCGCCCTCCACTCCTACGTCAATGACTTTGGCAAGCGGATGGGCCTGTCCGTTCAACTCACGGGCTTCACTCGTGGCCGGACGGAACTCCTGGACAGTGATAAGCGAACGGTGCTCTATCGCGTCGTCCAGGAAGCCCTCATCAACGTGGCCAAGCACGCGAAAGCCAGTGAGGTAACGGTGAGCATCCGAAAACTGCGGGGCGCCATTTGCATCGAAGTGCACGACGACGGCAAATCCTTTGATGTGCGAGAAATGCTGTCCAACAGAAGGCGCAAAGCGTTGGGGCTGCTCGGCATGCGCGAGCGAGTGGAAATGGTCGGCGGTTGCTTTGCCGTCAAATCCTCGCCCGGCAAAGGCACGACGATTCGAGCGGAAATCCCCGTTGGCAATGGCACTAAGGTTTAG